From Candidatus Hydrogenedentota bacterium, one genomic window encodes:
- a CDS encoding Xaa-Pro peptidase family protein: MENNFTSRLEGLRRALAGLESDAFASIAPPDNQYLTGFTGSTSGVIVTTDAAEFLCDSRYTEQARQQVVAFRVSEVSGNLITRMGERLAGMGVSSVTYDPNNWTVAQMTALQKAFPGSLNSADSLVARLRMIKSPEEIDALRAASELKEAALAHVLEDLREGVTEAEVAARLEYEFKARGASGASFDTIVLFGARTSMPHGSPGETRLKHGDTVLIDLGCRYRGYCSDLTRTYACGTIPGAWFEAVYETVFDAQMAAVQAVRPGARCCDVDAVARDMIQFRGYGVHFGHGLGHGVGIEIHEGPRLNAESEVVLEPGMVVTVEPGVYLPGQGGVRIEDLVVVTEQGCEVLTRTPKALKVLNA, from the coding sequence ATGGAAAATAACTTTACATCCCGACTTGAAGGGCTGCGCAGGGCGCTGGCAGGGTTGGAGAGCGACGCCTTTGCGAGCATCGCTCCACCGGACAATCAATACCTTACCGGTTTTACCGGCAGCACGTCAGGCGTGATTGTAACAACGGACGCCGCGGAATTTCTGTGCGATTCGCGGTACACCGAACAGGCGCGACAGCAGGTCGTGGCCTTTCGCGTCTCGGAAGTTTCGGGTAACTTGATTACCCGCATGGGCGAGCGGCTGGCGGGCATGGGCGTCTCCTCGGTCACATACGATCCAAACAACTGGACCGTCGCTCAAATGACAGCCCTGCAAAAAGCCTTTCCTGGATCCCTGAATTCCGCGGACAGCCTTGTTGCCCGGCTGCGTATGATCAAGTCGCCGGAGGAAATTGACGCATTGCGCGCCGCGTCCGAATTGAAGGAGGCGGCGCTGGCCCACGTCTTGGAAGACCTCCGGGAAGGCGTGACCGAGGCGGAAGTGGCCGCGCGTCTCGAATACGAATTCAAGGCGCGTGGCGCGTCCGGCGCGTCATTCGACACGATTGTCCTATTTGGCGCGCGCACCTCGATGCCGCACGGAAGCCCCGGTGAAACGCGCCTGAAACATGGCGATACGGTCTTGATCGATCTCGGCTGCCGGTATCGCGGCTACTGTTCGGACTTGACTCGCACCTATGCCTGCGGTACGATCCCCGGCGCTTGGTTTGAAGCGGTGTATGAGACCGTCTTCGACGCGCAGATGGCGGCTGTCCAAGCGGTCCGGCCCGGCGCGCGGTGCTGCGACGTGGATGCGGTCGCGCGCGACATGATTCAATTCCGCGGCTACGGCGTGCACTTCGGCCACGGACTCGGCCATGGCGTCGGCATCGAAATTCACGAAGGACCGCGTCTGAACGCCGAATCGGAAGTCGTGCTCGAGCCGGGCATGGTCGTGACCGTCGAGCCGGGCGTGTACCTGCCGGGACAAGGTGGCGTGCGCATCGAAGATTTGGTTGTGGTGACGGAACAGGGCTGCGAGGTGTTGACCCGCACCCCAAAAGCATTGAAGGTATTGAACGCATGA
- a CDS encoding Asp23/Gls24 family envelope stress response protein, with the protein MNVDVQKLESVCARIAGEQALRQEGVHRLRSTWCERIGVRRPAGAVACIDRQGWVNIDVAIVAARHNNLRQLGVEVQKSVRNAVRNATRQPLGRVNVRITGIRR; encoded by the coding sequence ATGAATGTTGACGTTCAAAAACTTGAGAGCGTTTGCGCCCGAATCGCGGGTGAGCAGGCGCTGCGCCAAGAAGGCGTGCATCGGTTGCGCTCCACGTGGTGCGAGCGGATAGGCGTCCGGCGTCCGGCGGGCGCGGTGGCGTGCATTGACCGGCAAGGCTGGGTCAACATTGACGTGGCGATCGTGGCTGCACGCCACAACAATCTGCGGCAACTGGGCGTTGAGGTTCAGAAATCGGTCCGTAACGCCGTCCGGAATGCAACGCGCCAGCCGTTGGGGCGCGTCAATGTGCGCATCACCGGTATTCGACGGTAG
- the hisF gene encoding imidazole glycerol phosphate synthase subunit HisF, with protein sequence MLAKRVIPCLDVADGRVVKGVKFLGLRDAGDPVEIARRYDEEEADEIVFLDIRASTDNRDTMLDVVRRTAEQVFMPLCVGGGIRTIEDIRRLLAAGADKVSINTPAIENPNFIDESSRRFGSQCIVVAIDAKRQSDGSYVVHSHGGREGGRPTPLEPVAWAIEAEKRGAGEILLTAMDCDGTKNGYDIPLTRAIADAVGIPVIASGGAGTLEHLREGLVEGRADAVLAASIFHYQEYTIREAKEYLAAHGVPVRH encoded by the coding sequence ATGCTGGCCAAACGTGTGATTCCCTGTCTGGATGTGGCCGACGGCCGTGTGGTCAAAGGCGTCAAGTTCCTTGGGCTTCGCGACGCGGGCGACCCTGTCGAAATTGCCCGGCGGTACGACGAGGAAGAGGCCGACGAAATTGTTTTCCTCGACATTCGCGCCTCGACCGACAACCGCGACACGATGCTCGATGTCGTGCGCCGCACCGCCGAGCAGGTGTTCATGCCGCTATGCGTCGGCGGCGGCATCCGCACTATCGAGGACATTCGCCGTCTGCTTGCCGCGGGCGCCGACAAGGTTTCGATCAACACCCCCGCCATCGAGAATCCGAACTTCATTGATGAGTCGTCCCGCCGCTTTGGCTCGCAGTGCATTGTGGTTGCAATAGACGCCAAACGGCAATCCGATGGCTCTTATGTCGTGCACAGCCACGGCGGGCGGGAAGGGGGACGTCCCACGCCGCTCGAACCGGTCGCGTGGGCCATCGAGGCGGAGAAACGCGGCGCGGGTGAAATCCTGCTCACGGCGATGGATTGCGATGGCACAAAAAACGGTTACGATATTCCCCTCACGCGCGCAATTGCCGACGCGGTCGGCATTCCCGTTATCGCCAGCGGGGGAGCGGGAACCCTGGAACATCTCCGCGAGGGGCTGGTCGAAGGACGCGCCGATGCCGTTCTTGCCGCCTCCATTTTCCATTATCAGGAATACACCATCCGCGAAGCCAAGGAGTACCTTGCCGCCCACGGCGTTCCCGTCCGTCACTGA
- the efp gene encoding elongation factor P has product MISTADFKNGMVVELEGDLMQIVEFQHVKPGKGGAFVRTKFKNVLTGRVLEKTFRSGEKFEEAELEQQVWQYLYHDGDLYHFMHKESFEQLAVGEEIMGDASKWLKENTDATLLFYKGKCLSLEPPFFVELAITQCDPGFQGDRATGGTKPATLETGAVVQVPLYIQEGTVIKVDTRTATYIERVG; this is encoded by the coding sequence ATGATTTCGACGGCGGATTTCAAAAATGGGATGGTCGTGGAACTCGAGGGCGATCTGATGCAGATCGTTGAATTCCAGCACGTGAAACCCGGTAAGGGCGGGGCCTTTGTCCGCACCAAGTTCAAAAACGTCCTTACAGGCCGCGTGCTCGAAAAAACCTTCCGATCCGGCGAAAAATTCGAGGAGGCCGAACTCGAACAACAGGTCTGGCAATACCTTTACCACGACGGCGACCTCTACCACTTTATGCACAAGGAAAGTTTCGAGCAACTCGCCGTCGGCGAGGAAATCATGGGCGACGCCAGCAAGTGGCTCAAGGAAAACACCGATGCCACCCTGCTTTTTTACAAGGGCAAGTGCCTCTCGCTCGAACCGCCCTTTTTCGTCGAACTGGCCATCACCCAATGCGATCCCGGATTCCAAGGCGACCGCGCGACCGGCGGAACCAAACCTGCCACGCTTGAAACCGGCGCCGTCGTCCAGGTGCCCCTCTACATCCAGGAAGGCACCGTCATCAAAGTGGATACCCGCACCGCCACCTACATCGAGCGCGTTGGATGA